In the Rubrivivax gelatinosus IL144 genome, CAGCGGCGAGTTCGTCGACGACGGCCGGCCCGAGCTGTACTTCGCTTTCGAGCTGGTGCGCTCGCGCGAGTACGAGGACCGGCGGCTGATGCTGGCCGAGGCGGTCAGCGAGCTGCGCAGCCAGGTCCGCGCGCGCACCGAGGCCGCGACGGCCCTCGCGCGCGAGCGCCTCACGACCGGGATCCAGGTCGCGTTCGCGGTCAACGCGCTGCTCTCGCTGCTGTTCTACGCCGGGGTGCGCGTGCAGCGCCGCCTGGTGCTCGAGCCGATCCGCACGCTGAGCCGGGTGGCTGCGCGCATCACCGACGGCGACTACGACGCGCGCACGCCGCCGGGCACGCGCGGCGTCGACGAGCTCGTCAGCCTGGGCCGGGCGCTGGACGCGATGGCCAACCGCTTCCAGGCCGAGCTCGCGGCGCGCGAGCGCAGCAGCCAGGAACTGCAGCTCGCGCGCGACGAGGCCAACGAGGCCACCGAGGCCAAGTCGCGTTTCGTGCGCAACATGAGCCACGAGATGCGCACGCCGATGAACACCATCGTGCTCGGCCTCACGCACCTGTCGCTGCAGACCGACCTGTCGCCCGAGCAGCGCGACTTCGTCGACAAGGCCCAGGGCGCCTCGCGCATGATGCTGGCGCTGATCAACGACGTGCTCGACTTCTCCAAGATCGAAGCCGGGCGCATGAGCATCGAGTCGGCCCGCTTCTCGGTCGAGGAGGTCGTCGCCCAGGCGATCGAGCTGGTTCGCCAGCCGGCGCAGCACAAGGAGCTCGAGCTGCTGTGCGACTGGGCCGATCCGTCGCTGCTGGCCGCGCGCGGCATGCTGCGCGGCGACGCGCTGCGGCTTCAGCAGGTGCTCGCCAACCTGCTGTCCAACGCCGTCAAGTTCACGCCGCGCGGCCAGGTGCGGCTGACGGTGGACAGCCTGCCGCAGGACGACGAGACGACGGTCGAGCTGCGCCTGGCGGTCGAGGACACCGGCATCGGCATGACGCCGGAGCAGGTCCAGGGCCTGTTCCGCGAGTTCGTGCAGGCCGACGTGTCGACGACGCGCCATTTCGGCGGCACCGGCCTGGGGCTGGCGATCACGCGCCGCCTCGTCGAGCTGATGGCCGGCACGATCGAGGTGCACAGCGAGCCGGGCGTCGGCAGCCGCTTCGAGGTGCGCGTGGCGCTGCCGCGCGAACGCGCCGCCGAGGCGCCGCCGCCGTCGCCCGAGGCCGGCACCGCGCGCGTGCTCGTCGTCGACGACCAGCAGGACTCCCGGCTGGTGCTGCTGGGCCTGCTGCACACGCAGGGCGTCGGTTCGGCCGGCCGCCTGGCCGCCGCGCGCGACGGCACGCAGGCGGTGGCCATCGCCGAGGAGGCGCTGCGCGAGGGCCGGCCCTTCGACCGCGTGCTGCTCGAGTGGATGCTGCCCGACGCCGACGGCGCCGCGGTGCTGCAACGCCTGCGCGAACTGATGCCGGCGGCGCGTTTCAGCGTCGTCTCGGCCTATGGCAGCGACGAGATCCGCCAGCGCGCGCGGGCGCTGGGCGCGGCCGACTTCGTCGCCAAGC is a window encoding:
- a CDS encoding response regulator, with protein sequence MKLRSISHGFSAAVLLALLANVLVFWGLVFPAREATRLAVDDRERALGFVQQIEDENALLAELVQGFTARTDRQGDLRYLNTYYEILEVRDGVSPAPPGPDPMLYWRERMRLKDPATPRTGTPAPLLERMSRLGFAPDELAATGRVLAAAQYMQELEKVAMAATQGLFDTASGEFVDDGRPELYFAFELVRSREYEDRRLMLAEAVSELRSQVRARTEAATALARERLTTGIQVAFAVNALLSLLFYAGVRVQRRLVLEPIRTLSRVAARITDGDYDARTPPGTRGVDELVSLGRALDAMANRFQAELAARERSSQELQLARDEANEATEAKSRFVRNMSHEMRTPMNTIVLGLTHLSLQTDLSPEQRDFVDKAQGASRMMLALINDVLDFSKIEAGRMSIESARFSVEEVVAQAIELVRQPAQHKELELLCDWADPSLLAARGMLRGDALRLQQVLANLLSNAVKFTPRGQVRLTVDSLPQDDETTVELRLAVEDTGIGMTPEQVQGLFREFVQADVSTTRHFGGTGLGLAITRRLVELMAGTIEVHSEPGVGSRFEVRVALPRERAAEAPPPSPEAGTARVLVVDDQQDSRLVLLGLLHTQGVGSAGRLAAARDGTQAVAIAEEALREGRPFDRVLLEWMLPDADGAAVLQRLRELMPAARFSVVSAYGSDEIRQRARALGAADFVAKPVLPEDLRRLFRPAEPPAARTPPPAGLPGLRVLLVEDHPLNQELAASLLRRRGAQVAIADNGQVALQTLAARGPGAFDVVLMDVQMPVLDGLEATRRLRRDARFDALPVMAMTAHALDEERRRCLAAGMQGHISKPLDVAALEAALAPFVRAPLAAPVLDLDQALRLVGGSAELLERTLSAFAAEYGAGIAAWAAWRDQGRWPELRRAAHTLQGLAGTVGAAALRERALALERAAARQDAAVAAAAWRPLDDALGEVLAAIGPALRSLGAGSPN